The following are encoded in a window of Prevotella melaninogenica genomic DNA:
- the nifJ gene encoding pyruvate:ferredoxin (flavodoxin) oxidoreductase yields MAKEKKFITCDGNEAAAHVSYMFSEVAAIYPITPSSPMAEHVDEWSARGRKNLWGQTVSVQEMQSEGGAAGAVHGSLQSGALTTTFTASQGLLLMIPNMYKIAGELLPCVFNVSARTLASHALCIFGDHQDVMACRQTGFAMFCSGSVQEVMDLSAVPHLASLKTSVPFINFFDGFRTSHEYHKIECLDQEDIRPLVDEEDIKRFRDRAMTPERPVVRGTAENPETFFTHREASNSAYENVAEVVEHYLGEISKITGREYHLFDYYGAKDAENIIILMGSATEAAREAIDYLMSQGKKVGMIAVHLYRPFSVKHLLAAVPKSVKRIAVLDRTKEPGAEGEPLYLDVKSAFYDVENKPLIVGGRYGLGSSDTTPAKIIAVYDNLELPEPKNHFTVGIVDDVTFTSLPEVEEIPLGGESTYEAKFYGLGADGTVGANKNSVKIIGDNTNKYCQAYFSYDSKKSGGFTCSHLRFGDNPIRSTYQVNTPNFVACHVQAYLNMYDVTRGLRKNGTFLLNTIFDGEELVHFIPNKVKRYFAKNNISVYYINATKIAQEIGLGNRTNTILQSAFFRITEVIPLDLAVEQMKKFIVKSYSKKGQDVVDKNFAAVDRGNEYKQLTVDPAWANLSDDDAKVDDAPAFVKELVRPMNAQAGDLLKVSDFVNHGTVDGTWSVGTAAFDKRGVATFVPKWDAENCIQCNKCSYVCPHACIRPFVLDEAEKANFNEETLDVIAPKQLKGMQFRIEVSVLDCTGCSNCADVCPGKKGNKALSMTQFVAGEEEANHRAANWNYLVKNVKSKQNLVDIKSNAKNSQFAQPLFEFSGACAGCGETPYVKLVSQLFGDREMIANATGCSSIYSASVPSTPYTTNEEGHGPAFNNSLFEDFCEFGMGMAMGNKKMRERIAVLLNESMANDHTPAEFKEAAQEWLDNMNDADASKVAAAKLKPLIAAGAEKGCPVCAELKTLDHYLVKRSQWIIGGDGASYDIGYGGLDHVIASGEDVNILVLDTEVYSNTGGQSSKSTPLGAIAQFAAKGKRIRKKDLGLMATTYGYVYVAQIAMGADNAQTLKAIREAEAYPGPSLIIAYSPCINHGLKVKGGMGRSQAQEANAVACGYWQLWRYNPLLAEEGKNPFSLDSKEPEWDKFQDFLHSEVRFLSVLKAYPNEGEELFKACEDMAKLRYKSYVRKTQEDWSEEA; encoded by the coding sequence ATGGCTAAAGAAAAGAAGTTTATCACTTGTGATGGTAACGAGGCCGCTGCTCACGTGAGCTACATGTTCTCTGAGGTAGCAGCTATCTATCCTATCACTCCATCATCTCCAATGGCTGAGCACGTAGACGAGTGGTCAGCACGTGGTCGTAAGAACCTTTGGGGTCAGACAGTAAGCGTTCAGGAGATGCAGTCAGAGGGTGGCGCAGCTGGTGCCGTACATGGTTCACTGCAGTCTGGTGCTCTCACGACAACCTTCACCGCATCACAGGGTCTTCTCTTGATGATTCCTAACATGTATAAGATTGCTGGTGAACTTTTGCCATGTGTATTCAACGTTTCAGCACGTACACTCGCAAGTCACGCTCTTTGTATCTTCGGTGACCACCAGGACGTAATGGCTTGCCGTCAGACAGGTTTCGCTATGTTCTGTTCAGGTTCTGTTCAGGAGGTTATGGACCTCTCTGCAGTTCCTCACCTTGCTTCATTGAAGACATCAGTACCATTCATCAACTTCTTCGATGGTTTCCGTACATCACACGAGTATCATAAGATTGAGTGCCTTGACCAGGAAGATATCCGTCCATTGGTTGACGAGGAAGATATTAAGCGTTTCCGCGATCGTGCAATGACTCCAGAGCGTCCAGTAGTTCGTGGTACAGCTGAGAACCCTGAGACATTCTTCACACATCGTGAGGCATCTAACAGTGCTTACGAGAATGTAGCAGAGGTTGTTGAACACTATCTCGGCGAAATCTCAAAGATTACAGGTCGTGAGTATCACCTCTTCGATTACTATGGTGCTAAGGATGCAGAGAACATCATCATCTTGATGGGTTCAGCAACTGAGGCAGCTCGTGAGGCTATCGACTACTTGATGTCTCAGGGCAAGAAGGTTGGTATGATAGCTGTACACCTCTATCGTCCATTCTCAGTTAAGCATTTGCTCGCTGCAGTACCAAAGTCTGTTAAGCGTATCGCAGTTCTTGACCGTACTAAGGAGCCAGGTGCAGAGGGTGAGCCATTGTACCTCGATGTTAAGAGTGCATTCTATGATGTTGAGAACAAGCCATTGATCGTTGGTGGTCGTTATGGTCTCGGTTCTTCAGATACAACACCAGCTAAGATTATCGCTGTTTATGACAACCTCGAGCTGCCAGAGCCAAAGAATCACTTCACTGTAGGTATCGTTGATGACGTAACCTTCACTTCTCTCCCAGAGGTTGAGGAGATTCCATTGGGTGGTGAAAGCACATACGAGGCTAAGTTCTATGGTCTTGGTGCTGACGGTACCGTTGGTGCTAACAAGAACTCAGTAAAGATTATCGGTGACAACACTAATAAGTACTGTCAGGCTTACTTCTCATACGACTCTAAGAAGTCTGGTGGTTTCACTTGTTCTCACCTCCGCTTCGGTGATAATCCAATCCGTTCTACTTATCAGGTAAATACACCTAACTTCGTAGCTTGTCACGTTCAGGCTTACTTGAACATGTACGACGTTACACGTGGTTTGCGTAAGAATGGTACATTCTTGTTGAACACTATCTTTGATGGTGAGGAACTTGTACACTTCATTCCTAATAAGGTTAAGCGTTACTTCGCAAAGAACAATATCAGCGTTTACTATATCAACGCTACTAAGATTGCACAGGAGATTGGTCTTGGCAACCGTACCAATACTATCCTCCAGTCTGCATTCTTCCGTATTACTGAGGTAATTCCTCTCGACCTTGCTGTTGAACAGATGAAGAAGTTCATCGTTAAGAGTTACAGTAAGAAGGGGCAGGACGTTGTAGATAAGAACTTCGCAGCTGTTGACCGTGGTAACGAGTACAAGCAATTAACTGTTGACCCAGCATGGGCTAACCTCTCTGATGACGATGCTAAGGTAGACGATGCACCAGCATTCGTTAAGGAACTTGTTCGTCCAATGAACGCACAGGCAGGTGACCTCTTGAAGGTTTCTGACTTCGTTAATCATGGTACTGTTGACGGTACATGGTCAGTAGGTACAGCAGCTTTCGACAAGCGCGGTGTTGCTACCTTCGTTCCAAAGTGGGATGCAGAGAACTGTATCCAGTGTAACAAGTGTTCATACGTTTGTCCTCACGCTTGTATTCGTCCATTCGTATTGGATGAGGCTGAGAAGGCTAACTTCAACGAAGAGACACTCGACGTCATCGCTCCAAAGCAGCTCAAGGGAATGCAGTTCCGTATTGAGGTGTCAGTTCTCGACTGTACAGGTTGTAGCAACTGTGCCGATGTATGTCCAGGTAAGAAGGGTAACAAGGCTCTTTCTATGACTCAGTTCGTTGCTGGAGAGGAAGAGGCTAACCACCGTGCAGCTAACTGGAATTACCTCGTTAAGAACGTTAAGAGCAAGCAGAACTTGGTAGACATCAAGTCAAATGCTAAGAATTCTCAGTTCGCTCAACCTTTGTTCGAGTTCTCTGGTGCTTGTGCTGGTTGTGGTGAGACTCCATACGTTAAGCTTGTTTCACAGCTCTTCGGTGATCGTGAGATGATTGCTAATGCTACTGGTTGTTCTTCAATCTACTCTGCTTCAGTTCCTTCTACTCCTTACACAACTAATGAGGAAGGTCATGGTCCTGCATTCAATAACTCACTGTTCGAGGACTTCTGTGAGTTTGGTATGGGTATGGCTATGGGTAATAAGAAGATGCGCGAGCGTATCGCTGTACTTCTTAACGAATCTATGGCTAACGACCATACACCTGCAGAATTCAAGGAGGCTGCTCAGGAGTGGCTTGATAACATGAATGATGCTGATGCATCTAAAGTTGCTGCTGCTAAGCTGAAGCCATTGATCGCTGCTGGTGCTGAAAAGGGATGCCCTGTATGTGCAGAGCTGAAGACACTCGACCACTATCTCGTTAAGCGCAGCCAGTGGATTATTGGTGGTGACGGTGCTTCTTACGATATCGGTTACGGTGGTCTCGACCACGTTATCGCTTCTGGTGAGGACGTTAACATCTTAGTTCTTGATACTGAGGTTTACTCTAACACTGGTGGTCAGAGTTCTAAGTCTACTCCACTCGGTGCTATTGCTCAGTTCGCAGCTAAGGGTAAGCGTATCCGCAAGAAGGACCTCGGTTTGATGGCAACTACATACGGTTATGTTTACGTAGCTCAGATTGCTATGGGTGCTGACAATGCACAGACATTGAAGGCTATCCGTGAGGCTGAGGCATATCCTGGACCATCACTCATCATCGCTTACTCTCCATGTATCAACCATGGTTTGAAGGTGAAGGGCGGTATGGGTCGTAGCCAGGCTCAGGAAGCAAATGCTGTTGCTTGTGGTTACTGGCAGCTCTGGCGTTACAACCCACTGTTGGCTGAAGAGGGTAAGAACCCATTCTCACTCGATTCTAAGGAACCAGAATGGGATAAGTTCCAAGACTTCCTTCACAGTGAGGTTCGTTTCCTCTCTGTCCTCAAAGCTTATCCAAATGAGGGCGAGGAGCTCTTCAAGGCTTGTGAGGATATGGCTAAGCTCCGTTACAAGAGCTATGTTCGCAAGACTCAGGAGGACTGGAGCGAGGAGGCATAA
- a CDS encoding DUF6621 family protein has translation MNAQEAQNIKWSENIIIVDGDYIDHVAFDLIVNFERMLNRRIPAADFSQWVVNIALDGRLKPGNHETQVVLLHDKKNPKLENFAPADYLKELNGQAFKDSQLGEFIINAIATGDEVTKKDDVLLDLLKTILNHEEVKRIMVVSNAEDSQLMSTLRSTLRDVDDELKHITLFAMQPLEGGNFKQQILGYSLLNAMGISASEIESKIK, from the coding sequence ATGAATGCACAAGAAGCACAGAACATTAAATGGAGTGAGAACATCATCATTGTGGATGGTGATTATATAGACCATGTCGCTTTCGATCTCATTGTCAACTTTGAGCGAATGCTGAACCGTCGTATTCCCGCTGCTGATTTCAGCCAGTGGGTTGTAAACATTGCCCTTGATGGACGTTTGAAGCCAGGAAATCACGAAACACAAGTGGTTCTTTTACATGATAAGAAGAATCCAAAACTTGAGAATTTTGCCCCAGCCGATTATCTGAAAGAACTGAATGGGCAAGCATTCAAGGATTCACAGCTTGGCGAATTTATTATCAATGCTATTGCCACAGGTGATGAAGTAACCAAGAAAGACGATGTTCTTCTCGACCTTCTAAAGACAATTCTTAATCATGAAGAGGTTAAACGTATTATGGTTGTATCAAACGCTGAGGACAGCCAATTGATGAGTACACTTCGTTCTACGCTTCGCGATGTAGATGATGAGCTAAAACATATTACCTTGTTTGCAATGCAACCACTCGAAGGAGGTAATTTCAAACAGCAAATTTTGGGTTACTCGCTTCTCAATGCAATGGGTATATCCGCTTCAGAGATTGAAAGTAAGATTAAGTAA
- a CDS encoding TfoX/Sxy family protein, with translation MACSLDFIEFVSSQIATAGTVRYRKMFGEYMIYVDEKPVIIVCDNIPYVKEHEAIKSMMLSAERGFPYEGAKEHYVLDVSRSDFAVRVIKTLAEVLPYPKSRKKKK, from the coding sequence ATGGCTTGCTCTTTAGACTTTATTGAATTTGTCAGTAGTCAGATAGCTACTGCAGGGACTGTAAGATACAGGAAGATGTTCGGTGAATACATGATTTATGTTGACGAAAAGCCTGTTATCATAGTTTGTGACAATATACCTTATGTCAAAGAACACGAGGCAATTAAGTCAATGATGCTATCTGCCGAACGTGGCTTCCCTTATGAAGGAGCTAAGGAACACTACGTTTTAGATGTTTCAAGATCTGATTTCGCAGTCAGAGTTATTAAGACCTTAGCAGAGGTTTTACCCTATCCAAAGAGCAGAAAGAAGAAAAAATAG
- a CDS encoding saccharopine dehydrogenase family protein — MGKVLMIGAGGVATVAAFKIVQNQDVFTEFMIASRRKEKCDELVKAIHDKGYKADIKTAQVDADDVEQLKELFNSFKPELVINLALPYQDLTIMDACLACGCNYLDTANYEPKDEAHFEYSWQWAYKDKFEKAGLTAILGCGFDPGVSQAYTAYAAKHHFDEIHYLDIVDCNAGNHHKAFATNFNPEINIREITQKGLYYENGKWIETDPLVVHQDITYPNIGPRDSYLMHHEELESLVKNYPTIKRARFWMTFGQQYLTYLDCIQNLGMSRIDEIEYEAPLADGSGKTVKVNIVPLQFLKAVLPNPQDLGENYDGETSIGCRIRGIKDGKEQTYYIYNNCKHQDAYNETGMQGVSYTTGVPAMAGAMMFFKGLWRKPGVWNVEDFDPDPFLEVLNKQGLPWHEEFGGDLEL; from the coding sequence ATGGGAAAAGTTTTAATGATTGGCGCAGGTGGCGTAGCTACTGTAGCCGCTTTTAAGATTGTCCAAAACCAGGACGTGTTTACGGAGTTCATGATTGCCAGCCGTCGTAAGGAGAAATGTGACGAACTGGTTAAGGCAATTCATGATAAGGGCTACAAGGCTGACATCAAGACAGCACAGGTTGATGCAGACGATGTTGAGCAGTTGAAGGAACTTTTCAACTCATTCAAGCCTGAGCTGGTTATCAATCTTGCACTACCCTATCAGGACCTCACTATCATGGATGCCTGCTTAGCTTGCGGTTGTAACTACCTTGACACCGCTAACTATGAGCCAAAAGATGAGGCACATTTTGAGTATAGCTGGCAGTGGGCTTACAAGGATAAGTTCGAGAAGGCTGGCTTGACAGCTATCCTCGGTTGTGGTTTCGACCCTGGAGTGTCACAGGCTTATACTGCATATGCAGCAAAGCATCACTTTGATGAGATTCACTATCTTGATATTGTTGACTGTAACGCAGGTAACCACCACAAGGCGTTTGCAACCAACTTTAACCCAGAAATCAATATCCGTGAGATTACCCAGAAGGGACTTTATTATGAAAATGGCAAATGGATTGAGACAGATCCATTGGTAGTACATCAAGATATTACCTATCCAAACATCGGTCCTCGCGACTCTTACTTGATGCACCACGAAGAATTGGAGTCATTGGTCAAGAACTATCCTACGATTAAGCGTGCACGTTTCTGGATGACCTTTGGTCAGCAGTACCTCACTTACCTCGATTGCATCCAGAATCTTGGTATGAGCCGTATCGACGAGATTGAGTATGAAGCACCATTAGCAGACGGTTCTGGCAAGACAGTGAAGGTTAATATTGTACCTTTGCAGTTCTTGAAGGCTGTATTGCCTAACCCACAGGACCTCGGTGAGAACTATGATGGTGAGACTTCTATCGGCTGTCGTATCCGTGGTATCAAGGATGGTAAGGAGCAGACTTATTACATCTATAATAACTGCAAGCATCAGGATGCTTACAACGAGACAGGTATGCAGGGCGTTAGCTATACTACTGGTGTACCAGCAATGGCAGGTGCAATGATGTTCTTCAAGGGTCTTTGGAGAAAACCAGGTGTATGGAATGTGGAAGACTTCGACCCAGATCCGTTCTTGGAGGTACTCAATAAGCAAGGCTTACCTTGGCACGAGGAGTTTGGTGGTGATTTAGAACTATAA
- the recA gene encoding recombinase RecA: MAKEDTGTTSAAEGKLKALQAAMSKIEKDFGKGSIMRMGDEQIEQVEVIPTGSVALDTALGVGGYPRGRIIEIYGPESSGKTTLAIHAIAEAQKQGGIAAFIDAEHAFDRFYAEKLGVDVDNLWISQPDNGEQALEIADQLIRSSAIDILVIDSVAALTPKKEIEGDMGDSAVGLQARLMSQALRKLTSTIAKTNTCCIFINQLREKIGMMFGNPETTTGGNALKFYSSVRLDIRRVTSIKDGDQVIGNQVRVKIVKNKVAPPFRKAEFEITFGEGISKIGEIVDLGVQYGIIQKSGSWFSYNGTKLAQGRDATKAMIKDNPELAEELEGLIKNAIIEQTK; this comes from the coding sequence ATGGCAAAAGAAGATACAGGTACGACATCGGCAGCTGAAGGAAAACTGAAAGCCTTGCAAGCTGCAATGTCAAAGATAGAAAAAGACTTTGGTAAAGGGTCCATCATGCGTATGGGCGACGAACAAATAGAACAGGTAGAGGTTATCCCAACAGGTAGTGTTGCACTCGACACAGCACTCGGCGTAGGCGGTTATCCACGTGGTAGAATCATTGAGATTTATGGTCCAGAAAGTTCTGGTAAGACTACATTGGCTATTCACGCTATTGCAGAGGCACAGAAGCAGGGCGGTATAGCAGCCTTCATTGATGCTGAGCACGCCTTCGATCGTTTCTATGCAGAGAAGTTAGGTGTGGATGTTGATAATCTTTGGATTTCACAGCCAGACAATGGTGAGCAGGCTTTAGAGATTGCAGACCAGCTGATTCGCTCTTCTGCTATTGACATTCTTGTTATCGATTCAGTTGCTGCCTTGACTCCGAAGAAGGAGATCGAAGGCGATATGGGTGATTCAGCCGTAGGTTTACAGGCAAGATTGATGAGTCAGGCATTGCGTAAACTTACTTCAACTATCGCAAAAACTAATACTTGCTGCATCTTCATCAACCAGTTGCGTGAGAAGATTGGCATGATGTTTGGTAATCCAGAGACAACAACAGGTGGTAACGCACTGAAGTTCTACAGCTCTGTACGCCTTGACATCCGCCGTGTTACATCTATCAAGGATGGCGATCAGGTTATCGGTAATCAGGTTCGTGTGAAGATAGTAAAGAACAAGGTTGCTCCTCCTTTCCGTAAGGCAGAGTTTGAGATTACCTTCGGTGAGGGTATTTCAAAGATTGGTGAGATTGTTGACTTGGGTGTTCAGTATGGTATCATTCAGAAGAGCGGTAGCTGGTTTAGCTATAATGGGACCAAACTTGCACAGGGTCGTGATGCAACCAAGGCTATGATCAAGGATAATCCAGAACTTGCAGAAGAGCTGGAGGGCTTGATTAAGAATG
- a CDS encoding DUF1648 domain-containing protein: MKSKILSLAIIIAITIIALYCVLNGPETIILHWNISGEADSYGPKYLILAHPAISIIVFLLIINQEKHPYDTSLLSEQSRRKSYPKAIRTIMPILMVVILYLTACSAQMLPMSSIVLLSLIFLAIIIFIYKSHKQIKH, translated from the coding sequence ATGAAAAGTAAAATCTTATCATTAGCCATTATTATTGCTATTACAATAATTGCGTTATATTGTGTTCTGAATGGACCTGAGACGATTATCCTACATTGGAACATTAGTGGAGAGGCAGACAGCTATGGTCCTAAGTATCTTATATTGGCACATCCAGCTATTTCAATAATCGTCTTCTTGCTGATTATCAACCAAGAGAAGCACCCATACGACACAAGTCTATTGAGCGAACAAAGTCGAAGAAAGAGCTATCCAAAGGCTATCCGTACCATTATGCCCATACTAATGGTAGTTATATTGTATCTTACAGCATGTTCTGCCCAAATGCTTCCCATGTCATCAATAGTACTGCTCTCCCTTATCTTCCTTGCTATAATTATCTTTATCTATAAATCACACAAACAGATAAAGCATTAA